A region from the Hypomesus transpacificus isolate Combined female chromosome 11, fHypTra1, whole genome shotgun sequence genome encodes:
- the oprm1 gene encoding mu-type opioid receptor isoform X2: MKTATNIYIFNLALADALVTSTLPFQSVNFLMGSWPFEDVLCKMVVSIDYYNMFTSIFTLTTMSIDRYIAVCHPVKALDFRTPRNAKIVNVCNWILSSAIGLPVMFMASTVTNHGKYITDCTLLFPHPSWYWDTLLKICVFIFAFIMPVLIITVCYGLMILRLKSVRMLSGSKEKDRNLRRITRMVLVVVAVFIICWTPIHIFVIIKALVNIPNSTLQSVTWHFCIALGYTNSSLNPVLYAFLDENFKRCFREFCIPTPSVLELQNSSRARHPQREGPQSSGHTVDRTNHQV, from the exons ATGAAGACAGCCACTAACATCTACATCTTTAACCTGGCGCTGGCGGACGCCTTAGTCACCAGCACGCTGCCCTTCCAGAGTGTCAACTTTCTCATGGGCAGCTGGCCGTTTGAAGATGTGCTGTGTAAGATGGTCGTCTCCATCGATTACTACAACATGTTCACAAGCATCTTCACCCTGACCACCATGAGCATCGATCGCTACATTGCCGTCTGCCATCCCGTGAAGGCGCTGGACTTCCGCACGCCACGCAATGCAAAGATTGTCAACGTGTGTAACTGGATCTTGTCCTCCGCCATCGGCCTGCCTGTCATGTTTATGGCTTCTACTGTTACCAACCATGGCAAGTACA TCACTGATTGCACCCTGCTCTTTCCCCATCCCTCCTGGTATTGGGATACGCTGCTAAAGATCTGCGTCTTCATCTTTGCCTTCATCATGCCCGTCCTCATCATCACTGTGTGCTACGGCCTCATGATCCTGCGCCTGAAGAGCGTGCGTATGCTGTCAGGCTCCAAAGAGAAGGACAGGAACCTGCGAAGGATCACCCGCATGGTCCTGGTGGTGGTGGCCGTCTTCATCATCTGCTGGACGCCCATCCACATCTTCGTCATCATCAAAGCCCTGGTCAACATCCCCAACTCCACTCTACAGTCAGTCACCTGGCACTTCTGCATTGCTCTGGGCTACACCAACAGCAGCCTCAACCCTGTGCTCTACGCCTTCCTGGACGAGAACTTCAAGAGGTGCTTCAGGGAGTTCTGCATTCCAACCCCGTCTGTCCTGGAGCTGCAGAACTCCTCTCGTGCTCGTCACCCCCAGCGTGAGGGCCCACAGTCCAGCGGGCACACAGTGGATCGGACTAATCATCAGGTATGA
- the oprm1 gene encoding mu-type opioid receptor isoform X3, with amino-acid sequence MKTATNIYIFNLALADALVTSTLPFQSVNFLMGSWPFEDVLCKMVVSIDYYNMFTSIFTLTTMSIDRYIAVCHPVKALDFRTPRNAKIVNVCNWILSSAIGLPVMFMASTVTNPTGVTDCTLLFPHPSWYWDTLLKICVFIFAFIMPVLIITVCYGLMILRLKSVRMLSGSKEKDRNLRRITRMVLVVVAVFIICWTPIHIFVIIKALVNIPNSTLQSVTWHFCIALGYTNSSLNPVLYAFLDENFKRCFREFCIPTPSVLELQNSSRARHPQREGPQSSGHTVDRTNHQV; translated from the exons ATGAAGACAGCCACTAACATCTACATCTTTAACCTGGCGCTGGCGGACGCCTTAGTCACCAGCACGCTGCCCTTCCAGAGTGTCAACTTTCTCATGGGCAGCTGGCCGTTTGAAGATGTGCTGTGTAAGATGGTCGTCTCCATCGATTACTACAACATGTTCACAAGCATCTTCACCCTGACCACCATGAGCATCGATCGCTACATTGCCGTCTGCCATCCCGTGAAGGCGCTGGACTTCCGCACGCCACGCAATGCAAAGATTGTCAACGTGTGTAACTGGATCTTGTCCTCCGCCATCGGCCTGCCTGTCATGTTTATGGCTTCTACTGTTACCAACC CAACAGGAGTCACTGATTGCACCCTGCTCTTTCCCCATCCCTCCTGGTATTGGGATACGCTGCTAAAGATCTGCGTCTTCATCTTTGCCTTCATCATGCCCGTCCTCATCATCACTGTGTGCTACGGCCTCATGATCCTGCGCCTGAAGAGCGTGCGTATGCTGTCAGGCTCCAAAGAGAAGGACAGGAACCTGCGAAGGATCACCCGCATGGTCCTGGTGGTGGTGGCCGTCTTCATCATCTGCTGGACGCCCATCCACATCTTCGTCATCATCAAAGCCCTGGTCAACATCCCCAACTCCACTCTACAGTCAGTCACCTGGCACTTCTGCATTGCTCTGGGCTACACCAACAGCAGCCTCAACCCTGTGCTCTACGCCTTCCTGGACGAGAACTTCAAGAGGTGCTTCAGGGAGTTCTGCATTCCAACCCCGTCTGTCCTGGAGCTGCAGAACTCCTCTCGTGCTCGTCACCCCCAGCGTGAGGGCCCACAGTCCAGCGGGCACACAGTGGATCGGACTAATCATCAGGTATGA
- the oprm1 gene encoding mu-type opioid receptor isoform X5 yields MKTATNIYIFNLALADALVTSTLPFQSVNFLMGSWPFEDVLCKMVVSIDYYNMFTSIFTLTTMSIDRYIAVCHPVKALDFRTPRNAKIVNVCNWILSSAIGLPVMFMASTVTNHGKYSWGVTDCTLLFPHPSWYWDTLLKICVFIFAFIMPVLIITVCYGLMILRLKSVRMLSGSKEKDRNLRRITRMVLVVVAVFIICWTPIHIFVIIKALVNIPNSTLQSVTWHFCIALGYTNSSLNPVLYAFLDENFKRCFREFCIPTPSVLELQNSSRARHPQREGPQSSGHTVDRTNHQV; encoded by the exons ATGAAGACAGCCACTAACATCTACATCTTTAACCTGGCGCTGGCGGACGCCTTAGTCACCAGCACGCTGCCCTTCCAGAGTGTCAACTTTCTCATGGGCAGCTGGCCGTTTGAAGATGTGCTGTGTAAGATGGTCGTCTCCATCGATTACTACAACATGTTCACAAGCATCTTCACCCTGACCACCATGAGCATCGATCGCTACATTGCCGTCTGCCATCCCGTGAAGGCGCTGGACTTCCGCACGCCACGCAATGCAAAGATTGTCAACGTGTGTAACTGGATCTTGTCCTCCGCCATCGGCCTGCCTGTCATGTTTATGGCTTCTACTGTTACCAACCATGGCAAGTACAGCT GGG GAGTCACTGATTGCACCCTGCTCTTTCCCCATCCCTCCTGGTATTGGGATACGCTGCTAAAGATCTGCGTCTTCATCTTTGCCTTCATCATGCCCGTCCTCATCATCACTGTGTGCTACGGCCTCATGATCCTGCGCCTGAAGAGCGTGCGTATGCTGTCAGGCTCCAAAGAGAAGGACAGGAACCTGCGAAGGATCACCCGCATGGTCCTGGTGGTGGTGGCCGTCTTCATCATCTGCTGGACGCCCATCCACATCTTCGTCATCATCAAAGCCCTGGTCAACATCCCCAACTCCACTCTACAGTCAGTCACCTGGCACTTCTGCATTGCTCTGGGCTACACCAACAGCAGCCTCAACCCTGTGCTCTACGCCTTCCTGGACGAGAACTTCAAGAGGTGCTTCAGGGAGTTCTGCATTCCAACCCCGTCTGTCCTGGAGCTGCAGAACTCCTCTCGTGCTCGTCACCCCCAGCGTGAGGGCCCACAGTCCAGCGGGCACACAGTGGATCGGACTAATCATCAGGTATGA
- the oprm1 gene encoding mu-type opioid receptor isoform X6, protein MKTATNIYIFNLALADALVTSTLPFQSVNFLMGSWPFEDVLCKMVVSIDYYNMFTSIFTLTTMSIDRYIAVCHPVKALDFRTPRNAKIVNVCNWILSSAIGLPVMFMASTVTNHGKYSFTDCTLLFPHPSWYWDTLLKICVFIFAFIMPVLIITVCYGLMILRLKSVRMLSGSKEKDRNLRRITRMVLVVVAVFIICWTPIHIFVIIKALVNIPNSTLQSVTWHFCIALGYTNSSLNPVLYAFLDENFKRCFREFCIPTPSVLELQNSSRARHPQREGPQSSGHTVDRTNHQV, encoded by the exons ATGAAGACAGCCACTAACATCTACATCTTTAACCTGGCGCTGGCGGACGCCTTAGTCACCAGCACGCTGCCCTTCCAGAGTGTCAACTTTCTCATGGGCAGCTGGCCGTTTGAAGATGTGCTGTGTAAGATGGTCGTCTCCATCGATTACTACAACATGTTCACAAGCATCTTCACCCTGACCACCATGAGCATCGATCGCTACATTGCCGTCTGCCATCCCGTGAAGGCGCTGGACTTCCGCACGCCACGCAATGCAAAGATTGTCAACGTGTGTAACTGGATCTTGTCCTCCGCCATCGGCCTGCCTGTCATGTTTATGGCTTCTACTGTTACCAACCATGGCAAGTACAGCT TCACTGATTGCACCCTGCTCTTTCCCCATCCCTCCTGGTATTGGGATACGCTGCTAAAGATCTGCGTCTTCATCTTTGCCTTCATCATGCCCGTCCTCATCATCACTGTGTGCTACGGCCTCATGATCCTGCGCCTGAAGAGCGTGCGTATGCTGTCAGGCTCCAAAGAGAAGGACAGGAACCTGCGAAGGATCACCCGCATGGTCCTGGTGGTGGTGGCCGTCTTCATCATCTGCTGGACGCCCATCCACATCTTCGTCATCATCAAAGCCCTGGTCAACATCCCCAACTCCACTCTACAGTCAGTCACCTGGCACTTCTGCATTGCTCTGGGCTACACCAACAGCAGCCTCAACCCTGTGCTCTACGCCTTCCTGGACGAGAACTTCAAGAGGTGCTTCAGGGAGTTCTGCATTCCAACCCCGTCTGTCCTGGAGCTGCAGAACTCCTCTCGTGCTCGTCACCCCCAGCGTGAGGGCCCACAGTCCAGCGGGCACACAGTGGATCGGACTAATCATCAGGTATGA
- the oprm1 gene encoding mu-type opioid receptor isoform X4, whose translation MKTATNIYIFNLALADALVTSTLPFQSVNFLMGSWPFEDVLCKMVVSIDYYNMFTSIFTLTTMSIDRYIAVCHPVKALDFRTPRNAKIVNVCNWILSSAIGLPVMFMASTALTPTGVTDCTLLFPHPSWYWDTLLKICVFIFAFIMPVLIITVCYGLMILRLKSVRMLSGSKEKDRNLRRITRMVLVVVAVFIICWTPIHIFVIIKALVNIPNSTLQSVTWHFCIALGYTNSSLNPVLYAFLDENFKRCFREFCIPTPSVLELQNSSRARHPQREGPQSSGHTVDRTNHQV comes from the exons ATGAAGACAGCCACTAACATCTACATCTTTAACCTGGCGCTGGCGGACGCCTTAGTCACCAGCACGCTGCCCTTCCAGAGTGTCAACTTTCTCATGGGCAGCTGGCCGTTTGAAGATGTGCTGTGTAAGATGGTCGTCTCCATCGATTACTACAACATGTTCACAAGCATCTTCACCCTGACCACCATGAGCATCGATCGCTACATTGCCGTCTGCCATCCCGTGAAGGCGCTGGACTTCCGCACGCCACGCAATGCAAAGATTGTCAACGTGTGTAACTGGATCTTGTCCTCCGCCATCGGCCTGCCTGTCATGTTTATGGCTTCTACTG CCCTCACACCAACAGGAGTCACTGATTGCACCCTGCTCTTTCCCCATCCCTCCTGGTATTGGGATACGCTGCTAAAGATCTGCGTCTTCATCTTTGCCTTCATCATGCCCGTCCTCATCATCACTGTGTGCTACGGCCTCATGATCCTGCGCCTGAAGAGCGTGCGTATGCTGTCAGGCTCCAAAGAGAAGGACAGGAACCTGCGAAGGATCACCCGCATGGTCCTGGTGGTGGTGGCCGTCTTCATCATCTGCTGGACGCCCATCCACATCTTCGTCATCATCAAAGCCCTGGTCAACATCCCCAACTCCACTCTACAGTCAGTCACCTGGCACTTCTGCATTGCTCTGGGCTACACCAACAGCAGCCTCAACCCTGTGCTCTACGCCTTCCTGGACGAGAACTTCAAGAGGTGCTTCAGGGAGTTCTGCATTCCAACCCCGTCTGTCCTGGAGCTGCAGAACTCCTCTCGTGCTCGTCACCCCCAGCGTGAGGGCCCACAGTCCAGCGGGCACACAGTGGATCGGACTAATCATCAGGTATGA
- the oprm1 gene encoding mu-type opioid receptor isoform X1: MKTATNIYIFNLALADALVTSTLPFQSVNFLMGSWPFEDVLCKMVVSIDYYNMFTSIFTLTTMSIDRYIAVCHPVKALDFRTPRNAKIVNVCNWILSSAIGLPVMFMASTVTNHGVTDCTLLFPHPSWYWDTLLKICVFIFAFIMPVLIITVCYGLMILRLKSVRMLSGSKEKDRNLRRITRMVLVVVAVFIICWTPIHIFVIIKALVNIPNSTLQSVTWHFCIALGYTNSSLNPVLYAFLDENFKRCFREFCIPTPSVLELQNSSRARHPQREGPQSSGHTVDRTNHQV; encoded by the exons ATGAAGACAGCCACTAACATCTACATCTTTAACCTGGCGCTGGCGGACGCCTTAGTCACCAGCACGCTGCCCTTCCAGAGTGTCAACTTTCTCATGGGCAGCTGGCCGTTTGAAGATGTGCTGTGTAAGATGGTCGTCTCCATCGATTACTACAACATGTTCACAAGCATCTTCACCCTGACCACCATGAGCATCGATCGCTACATTGCCGTCTGCCATCCCGTGAAGGCGCTGGACTTCCGCACGCCACGCAATGCAAAGATTGTCAACGTGTGTAACTGGATCTTGTCCTCCGCCATCGGCCTGCCTGTCATGTTTATGGCTTCTACTGTTACCAACCATG GAGTCACTGATTGCACCCTGCTCTTTCCCCATCCCTCCTGGTATTGGGATACGCTGCTAAAGATCTGCGTCTTCATCTTTGCCTTCATCATGCCCGTCCTCATCATCACTGTGTGCTACGGCCTCATGATCCTGCGCCTGAAGAGCGTGCGTATGCTGTCAGGCTCCAAAGAGAAGGACAGGAACCTGCGAAGGATCACCCGCATGGTCCTGGTGGTGGTGGCCGTCTTCATCATCTGCTGGACGCCCATCCACATCTTCGTCATCATCAAAGCCCTGGTCAACATCCCCAACTCCACTCTACAGTCAGTCACCTGGCACTTCTGCATTGCTCTGGGCTACACCAACAGCAGCCTCAACCCTGTGCTCTACGCCTTCCTGGACGAGAACTTCAAGAGGTGCTTCAGGGAGTTCTGCATTCCAACCCCGTCTGTCCTGGAGCTGCAGAACTCCTCTCGTGCTCGTCACCCCCAGCGTGAGGGCCCACAGTCCAGCGGGCACACAGTGGATCGGACTAATCATCAGGTATGA